A stretch of DNA from Coccidioides posadasii str. Silveira chromosome 4, complete sequence:
TCCTGTGCACCACCTAGGAACATACTGTCCCAAGTCGCCTGGACCCAGCGCCAGACTTCAGGCAGAGCACCTAGGCAACGGTCCTCGCCTTCACACCCTTCCCCCTCCCacaaacagaaaaaaaaggaagaaaggaaaaagcaaagaaacgCAAAGGCTCCGAGACGAAGACGGTCGTGGCAAAGTTTCCACCGTGCCTTCAGCCTGCAGCAACTTCTGTTTTGGCTGTATCATCTGCATGTCGTCGGCGATCGACAAGTTTCATGGTTCTCTTCTTAACTTGAGGGTACCGCTTTACAGTTCCGCAAACGCCGCACTTGACAACGAGAACATCCGCCCATGGCTTTGTCCCACCACGACTCTTGTTCTCAATCTCTTTCGAACAAGTCGACCCAGGTACCAGTATAGTATCACATCGTTTGCATAATGTGTGTTTGACGCCTCGGGGTAATTTTTGCTGAGATTTCAACGAAGTGGCTCGAAGCTGGGAGGCATATTGACGAGCCAGATGTGACGGGCGACCGATGATGTTGGCGGGCAAATCTGGCACTGCGGGTTGGTCTAGCGACTCTGGGGCACGAGCGATGGAAAGGCTTTCTATGTTCCCTGCACGTAGCGAGCCGCTTGGATCCCTCTCTGCATGTTGTAGCTTGCTCAGCGAAGCAGGATCGTGAGCAGATTGGAACAAAAGGGAAGCCTTGTACAGATATGATATTCTCGCGAAAAGATGGCCCTGTGCTCCTCCGGCAGAGCCCTTCTGGCCCTTCGCCTTCGCCATCGTTTCCTGGCAACAAACTGCCAGAGAAACTTCTTGATTGATAATCGGGAAACAGCCGCAGATCGAGTTTTAGTCATCAAGCTAGGCAGAAAAGCTTCCATTCTACCCAACAGCCAGCCACAGGATGAAGAAATTCCTTCGCGCCACAGCATTGGCCAATCAGAATTTTACAAACTCCATTCGGAATATACTGTGGCGCGTCAATTACCACGTGCCTGTACCATTCCCGAAGAGGTTAGGTGGCGTCTGGGCGGCTCCGGGGCGCCAGCGAAGCAAGCAGCCAACCTTTGACTCTCCCTCGCTGACAACCTCCCGACTCACCTTTTTGCACCGCGCCGTCTTTGTCTCTTCTCCGTCTTCTTCTAATCAATTCCTCGCTACATTCTATTGTAAAACCGTCCATTATTGACTTCCTCTATCTTTGTTGTAATTTGCAGACGTCTTTTGTATAACTTGTTGCCTGTCTGCTTTCCAACCACCTCAAATACTCCGATTT
This window harbors:
- a CDS encoding uncharacterized protein (EggNog:ENOG410PPSK~COG:S~BUSCO:14812at33183); translated protein: MAKAKGQKGSAGGAQGHLFARISYLYKASLLFQSAHDPASLSKLQHAERDPSGSLRAGNIESLSIARAPESLDQPAVPDLPANIIGRPSHLARQYASQLRATSLKSQQKLPRGVKHTLCKRCDTILVPGSTCSKEIENKSRGGTKPWADVLVVKCGVCGTVKRYPQVKKRTMKLVDRRRHADDTAKTEVAAG